The nucleotide sequence AAACCCTCCCGAGGGCCTGCCCATGTCATGTGTCTCGAAGTGCCCGGGGGCGTGCGGCGCTGGCACGGCATGGCTGCACGTGGGGGTCTTCCCGCCCTGGGGCGTGGAAGGAACCCTCATTCCACGAGGGCGCGCTCCCTCCGCCCTGTCAGGCAGGGGTCATCCGCGTCTTGAATGAGCGCAGAGCCGCAGTGGTGCCTGTCGCACGGAAGCCCGCGAGAGCCCTTGCGCGGGCCGGAGCGCCGCTTCAAACACGGCCTCTCATGGATTCGCGCACTCCGAAGACAGACCCGTCCTACAACGTGCTGCACCAGCAGCCCATGGGACAGCCGCTGGACGTCATCTTCTCGCCGCGCAGCGTGGCGGTTGTGGGGGCCAGCGAGCGCGCCGGCAGCGTGGGGCGCACCGTCCTGTGGAACCTCATCAGCAACCCCTTCGGCGGCACTGTCTACCCCATCAACCCGCAGCGGCCCAACGTGCTGGGCATCAAGGCGTGGCCGTCGCTGAAGGCCCTGCCGGAGCCGGTGGACCTGGCCGTCATCGTCACGCCCGCGGCGGCGGTGCCCGGCATCATCCGCGAGTGCGCGGAGCTGGGCGTGCGCGGCGCCATCATCATCTCCGCGGGCTTTCGCGAGACGGGGCCGGAGGGGGCTCGGCTGGAGGCGGAGATCCTCCAGGTGGCACAGGCGGCGCGGATGCGGCTCATCGGCCCCAACTGCCTGGGCGTCATGCGGCCGCCGAGCGGTTTGAATGCGACCTTCGCCGGCGCCATGGCCCGGCCGGGCAACGTGGCCTTCATCAGCCAGAGCGGCGCGCTGCTCACGTCCATCCTCGACTGGAGCCTGCGCGAGGCGGTGGGCTTCAGCGCCATCGTGTCCGTGGGCTCCATGCTGGACGTGGGGTGGGGCGACCTCATCGACTTCCTGGCCGACGACCCGATGACGCGCTCCATCCTGCTCTACATGGAGTCCATCGGTGACGCGCGGGCCTTCCTCTCCGCCGCGCGCGAGGTGGCGCTCACCAAGCCCATCATCGTCATCAAGGCCGGGCGCACCGCGCAGGCCGCGCAGGCCGCCGCGTCGCACACGGGCACGCTGACGGGCAGCGACGAGGTGCTCAGCGCCGCCTTCCGGCGCACGGGCGTGCTGCGCGTGGACTCCATCTCCGACCTCTTCTACATGGCGGAGACGCTGGCCAGGCAGCCTCGTCCGGCGGGGCGCAGGCTCACCATCCTCACCAACGCGGGTGGGCCCGGGGTGCTGGCCACGGATGCGCTGGTGGCCGGCGGGGGCGAGCTGGCGGTGCTGGGCGAGGACACGCGCAAGGCGCTCGATGCCTTCCTGCCGCCGCAGTGGAGCCATGGCAACCCGGTGGACGTGCTGGGCGACGCGGACCCGGAGCGCTATGCGAAGGCGCTGGAGCTTGCGGGCAAGGACCCGAACAGCGACGGGCTGCTGGTCATCCTCACGCCACAGGACATGACGCGGCCCACGCAGACGGCGGACCGGCTCAAGCCGTACGCGAAGCTGCACGGCAAGCCGGTGCTGGCGAGCTGGATGGGAGGCTCGGAGGTGGTGGCGGGGGAGCGCCTGCTCAACGACGCGGGCATTCCCACGTTCGGCTATCCGGACACGGCGGCGCGCATCTTCAATTACATGTGGCGGTACACGTACAACCTGGCCGGGCTGTACGAGACGCCGACGCTGGCGGAGGAGCCCGGCGCCCGCCGCGACGAGGCGCGCCGGCTGGTGGACGAGGCCCGCGCGGCCGGGCGCACGCTGCTGACGGAGTACGAGTCCAAGCAACTGCTCGCGGCGTACGGCATCCCCACGGTGGAGACGCGGCTGGCCACGTCGGAGGACGCCGCGGTGGCCGAGGCGGACGCGCTGGGCTACCCGGTGGTGGTGAAGCTGCACTCGCGGACGGTGACGCACAAGACGGACGTGGGCGGCGTGCGGCTGGACCTGGGCAGCGCGGACGCGGTGCGCGCGGCCTTCCGGGGCATCCGCGAGCGGCTGACGGAGCTGGGGCAGGCGGAGGCGTTCGACGGGGTGACGGTGCAGCCGATGGTGAAGCTGGACGGGTACGAGCTCATCATCGGCAGCACGGTGGACGCGCAGTTCGGGCCGGTGCTGCTGTTCGGCGCGGGCGGGGTGCTGGTGGAGGTGTTCAAGGACCGGGCGCTGGGGCTGCCGCCGCTCAACACCACGCTGGCGCGGCGGATGATGGAGCAGACGCGCATCCACCAGGCGCTGCACGGCGTGCGCGGGCGCAAGCCGGTGGACCTGGCGGCGCTGGAGCGGCTGATGGTCCGCTTCAGCCAGCTGGTGGTGGAGCAGCGGTTCGTGAAGGAGGTGGACCTCAACCCGTTGCTGGCGTCACCGGAGCGACTGCTGGCGCTGGATGCGCGCGTGGTGCTGCACCCGCCGACGGTGACGGAGGCGGAGCTGCCGAGGCTGGCAATCGAGCCGTATCCGCAGCAGTACGTGGCGCCGTACC is from Pyxidicoccus xibeiensis and encodes:
- a CDS encoding bifunctional acetate--CoA ligase family protein/GNAT family N-acetyltransferase — encoded protein: MDSRTPKTDPSYNVLHQQPMGQPLDVIFSPRSVAVVGASERAGSVGRTVLWNLISNPFGGTVYPINPQRPNVLGIKAWPSLKALPEPVDLAVIVTPAAAVPGIIRECAELGVRGAIIISAGFRETGPEGARLEAEILQVAQAARMRLIGPNCLGVMRPPSGLNATFAGAMARPGNVAFISQSGALLTSILDWSLREAVGFSAIVSVGSMLDVGWGDLIDFLADDPMTRSILLYMESIGDARAFLSAAREVALTKPIIVIKAGRTAQAAQAAASHTGTLTGSDEVLSAAFRRTGVLRVDSISDLFYMAETLARQPRPAGRRLTILTNAGGPGVLATDALVAGGGELAVLGEDTRKALDAFLPPQWSHGNPVDVLGDADPERYAKALELAGKDPNSDGLLVILTPQDMTRPTQTADRLKPYAKLHGKPVLASWMGGSEVVAGERLLNDAGIPTFGYPDTAARIFNYMWRYTYNLAGLYETPTLAEEPGARRDEARRLVDEARAAGRTLLTEYESKQLLAAYGIPTVETRLATSEDAAVAEADALGYPVVVKLHSRTVTHKTDVGGVRLDLGSADAVRAAFRGIRERLTELGQAEAFDGVTVQPMVKLDGYELIIGSTVDAQFGPVLLFGAGGVLVEVFKDRALGLPPLNTTLARRMMEQTRIHQALHGVRGRKPVDLAALERLMVRFSQLVVEQRFVKEVDLNPLLASPERLLALDARVVLHPPTVTEAELPRLAIEPYPQQYVAPYRMANGEEILLRPIRPEDEPRMEEFHRTLSEQTVFLRYAGLMRLSTRVAHERLARICFNDYARELALVAERKDGVLLGVGRLTRLRGTGDAEFAILISDQVQRQGLGTELLRRLVDIGQGWGMRRIVADILSGNRAMQTISRKLGFSILQHEELAPDMVKAVKVLGP